Proteins encoded in a region of the Longimicrobiales bacterium genome:
- the eno gene encoding phosphopyruvate hydratase, producing the protein MSAIVSVHAREILDSRGNPTVEAEVVLESGSAGRAAVPSGASTGENEAIELRDDDEDRYLGKGVLEAVENVIERIAPEIAGLDAFDQVDVDRAMIALDGTKNKKDLGANAMLAVSLANARAAAAEAGLPLYRYLGGPHATLLPVPLMNILNGGAHAANNVDLQEFMIAPVGADNFPDALRMGVEIFHALKKVLSKQKKSTSVGDEGGFAPDLGSNEEALEVIVQAIEVAGYDLGEDVVLALDAAASEMHRNGRYVFHKSTDEKLTSAQMVDFWKGWVDRYPIVSIEDGLDEGDWKGWQQLTAAIGDRVQLVGDDLFVTNTKYLRRGIEERAGNAILIKVNQIGTLTETLEAIELARRNGFNAIISHRSGETEDTFIADLAVATRTGQIKTGSASRTDRVAKYNQLLRIAEDLGAAAEYPGREAF; encoded by the coding sequence ATGTCGGCAATCGTTAGTGTGCACGCTCGCGAGATCCTCGACTCGCGCGGCAACCCCACGGTAGAAGCGGAGGTCGTCCTCGAGAGCGGCAGCGCGGGTCGCGCGGCGGTACCCAGCGGCGCGTCCACCGGCGAGAACGAGGCGATCGAGCTGCGCGACGACGACGAGGATCGCTACCTCGGCAAGGGCGTGCTCGAGGCGGTCGAGAACGTGATCGAGCGCATTGCGCCCGAGATCGCGGGACTCGACGCCTTCGACCAGGTCGACGTCGACCGCGCGATGATCGCGCTGGACGGCACGAAGAACAAGAAGGACCTCGGCGCGAATGCGATGCTCGCGGTGTCGCTCGCCAACGCGCGCGCTGCCGCTGCAGAGGCAGGACTGCCGCTCTACCGCTACCTCGGTGGACCGCACGCCACGCTGCTGCCCGTGCCGCTCATGAACATCCTGAACGGCGGCGCACACGCGGCCAACAACGTCGACCTGCAGGAGTTCATGATCGCGCCTGTCGGGGCTGACAACTTCCCCGATGCGCTGCGCATGGGCGTCGAGATCTTCCACGCGCTCAAGAAGGTGCTCTCGAAGCAGAAGAAGAGCACGAGCGTCGGTGACGAGGGCGGCTTTGCACCGGACCTCGGCAGCAACGAGGAAGCGCTCGAGGTGATCGTCCAGGCCATCGAGGTCGCCGGCTACGACCTGGGCGAAGACGTGGTGCTCGCACTCGATGCCGCAGCGTCCGAGATGCACCGCAACGGCAGGTACGTCTTCCACAAGTCGACCGACGAAAAGCTGACCAGCGCGCAGATGGTCGACTTCTGGAAGGGCTGGGTCGATCGCTACCCCATCGTGTCCATCGAGGACGGGCTCGACGAGGGCGACTGGAAGGGCTGGCAGCAGCTCACCGCCGCAATCGGTGACCGAGTCCAGCTCGTCGGCGATGACCTCTTCGTCACCAACACGAAGTACCTGCGCCGCGGCATCGAGGAGCGTGCCGGCAACGCGATCCTGATCAAGGTCAACCAGATCGGCACACTGACCGAGACACTGGAAGCGATCGAGCTCGCACGCAGGAACGGCTTCAACGCGATCATCAGCCATCGCTCCGGCGAAACCGAGGACACGTTCATCGCCGATCTCGCGGTCGCGACGCGTACGGGGCAGATCAAGACCGGCAGCGCCAGCCGCACGGACCGCGTCGCCAAGTACAACCAGCTCCTCCGCATCGCCGAGGACCTCGGCGCGGCCGCGGAGTATCCGGGGCGGGAGGCGTTCTGA
- a CDS encoding peptide chain release factor 3 produces the protein MAIQSRMHQEIERRRTFAIISHPDAGKTTLTEKLLLYGGAIHLAGSVKARRAQRHATSDWMEMEQQRGISITSSVLQFDYHGFRVNLLDTPGHQDFSEDTYRTLTAADCAVMLLDNRKGVETQTRKLFSVCKRRRMPIFTFVNKCDRPGVHPLTLIDDVQADLGIDITPVTWPLFEADRLVGVVERSTRRVHLFQRGSDHGAGRAAASTFDFDDPAVVTALGAERHAELAEELALLDVATPPFDEDAFLRGDLSPAFFGSALTNFGVEPFLEAFLQLAPGPVGREADAGQVEPGQPEFTGFVFKIQANMDPKHRDRIAFVRIVSGRFEAGMQVRNTRSNRDVRLAAPQQFMAQERAAVEEAFAGDVVGIHDRGQLRIGDTLSANGPLAFADIPRFSPEHFARVSVPDPLRRKHLDTGLRQLSEEGAAQVFYESGAAGPSPIIGAVGRLQFDVLLHRLEHEYGVTARLSDLPFVAARWVQGDRAVIRDLTTGYGRMLVEDSKEQPLILFESEWSMRSAMEKAGDRVEFFDVSP, from the coding sequence GTGGCTATTCAGAGCCGGATGCACCAGGAAATCGAGCGACGTCGCACGTTTGCGATCATCAGCCATCCCGACGCGGGCAAGACCACGCTGACGGAGAAGCTGCTGCTGTACGGCGGCGCGATCCACCTGGCCGGCTCCGTCAAGGCACGACGCGCGCAGCGTCACGCCACCTCGGACTGGATGGAGATGGAGCAGCAGCGCGGCATTTCCATCACGTCCAGCGTGCTGCAGTTCGATTACCACGGCTTCCGCGTGAACCTGCTGGACACGCCCGGTCACCAGGACTTCTCCGAGGACACGTATCGTACCCTGACCGCAGCGGACTGCGCCGTCATGCTGCTCGACAACCGCAAGGGCGTCGAGACCCAGACCCGCAAGCTGTTCTCGGTCTGCAAGCGACGTCGCATGCCGATCTTCACGTTCGTGAACAAGTGCGACCGCCCGGGCGTGCATCCGCTCACGCTGATCGACGACGTACAGGCGGACCTCGGGATCGACATCACGCCGGTCACCTGGCCACTCTTCGAGGCGGACCGGCTCGTGGGTGTGGTCGAGCGCAGCACGCGACGCGTGCACCTCTTCCAGCGCGGCTCCGATCACGGCGCCGGCCGGGCAGCCGCCTCGACGTTCGACTTCGACGACCCGGCGGTCGTGACCGCGCTCGGTGCTGAGCGCCACGCGGAGCTCGCCGAGGAACTCGCACTGCTCGACGTCGCCACACCACCATTCGACGAGGACGCCTTTCTGCGTGGCGATCTCTCACCGGCGTTCTTCGGCAGCGCGCTCACGAACTTCGGTGTCGAACCGTTCCTGGAGGCGTTCCTCCAGCTCGCGCCCGGTCCCGTCGGCCGTGAGGCCGATGCCGGCCAGGTCGAGCCCGGCCAGCCCGAGTTCACCGGCTTCGTGTTCAAGATCCAGGCGAACATGGACCCGAAGCACCGCGATCGCATCGCGTTCGTGCGCATCGTGTCCGGTCGCTTCGAGGCGGGCATGCAGGTCCGAAACACGCGCTCGAACCGCGACGTGCGACTCGCCGCACCCCAGCAGTTCATGGCGCAGGAGCGCGCCGCGGTCGAAGAAGCGTTCGCAGGCGACGTCGTCGGTATCCACGATCGCGGCCAGCTCCGCATCGGTGACACCCTGTCGGCCAACGGCCCGCTCGCATTCGCCGACATCCCGCGCTTCTCGCCCGAGCACTTCGCGCGCGTCAGTGTGCCCGACCCGCTCCGTCGCAAGCACCTGGACACCGGCCTCAGGCAGCTGTCCGAGGAAGGCGCGGCGCAGGTCTTCTACGAGTCCGGCGCGGCCGGGCCCTCGCCCATCATCGGTGCCGTCGGCCGTCTCCAGTTCGACGTCCTGCTCCATCGCCTCGAGCACGAGTACGGCGTGACGGCTCGCCTCAGCGACCTGCCCTTCGTCGCCGCCCGCTGGGTGCAGGGCGACCGCGCCGTGATCCGCGACCTCACCACCGGCTACGGCCGTATGCTGGTCGAGGACTCCAAGGAGCAGCCGCTGATCCTGTTCGAGAGCGAGTGGTCCATGCGTTCCGCAATGGAGAAGGCAGGCGACAGGGTCGAGTTCTTCGACGTCTCGCCCTGA
- a CDS encoding universal stress protein, protein MLGRILVPVDGSPFAEHALPHAIGVAQRENAELHILFAHHVTLGIDAGWMPQPELFAQGIFESEEHYLARLRDRLAAAGLHRIYLHHKDGDPAELVARFADEHEIDLIVMSTHGRGGLQRAYLGSVADAVVRRVHKPVLLVRPEGSEREPLMQHTEVRRILVAVDGSVVAEKALAVALDAAAAEGAHCTVLQVVVPPIFISSYVPDTARVTREEMDTASRRAREYLAELERKVPDVDDVRVVEHQQPAVAILKAAEEIGADMIAIGTRGLGKVARFFIGSVADKVVRGAHVPVLVVPGKPAKTD, encoded by the coding sequence ATGCTCGGACGCATCCTGGTCCCGGTTGACGGGTCACCGTTCGCGGAGCACGCGCTGCCGCACGCGATCGGCGTGGCGCAGCGTGAGAACGCAGAGCTCCACATCCTGTTCGCGCACCACGTGACGCTCGGCATCGATGCCGGCTGGATGCCGCAGCCCGAGCTGTTCGCGCAGGGCATCTTCGAATCCGAGGAGCACTACCTGGCCAGGCTCCGGGACAGGCTCGCGGCGGCCGGGCTGCACCGTATCTACCTCCACCACAAGGATGGCGACCCCGCCGAGCTGGTCGCGAGGTTCGCGGACGAGCACGAGATCGACCTGATCGTCATGAGCACGCACGGCCGTGGTGGCCTTCAGCGCGCGTACCTCGGCAGTGTCGCGGACGCAGTCGTGCGCCGCGTCCACAAGCCCGTGCTGCTCGTGCGACCCGAGGGCAGTGAGCGCGAGCCGCTGATGCAACACACGGAGGTACGCCGGATCCTCGTCGCGGTGGATGGCTCCGTCGTCGCCGAGAAAGCGCTCGCGGTCGCGCTCGATGCCGCAGCAGCGGAAGGCGCGCACTGCACCGTCCTGCAGGTCGTGGTGCCGCCCATCTTCATCTCGTCCTACGTGCCGGATACTGCGCGCGTAACGCGCGAGGAGATGGACACCGCCAGTCGGCGTGCCCGCGAATACCTCGCCGAGCTGGAGCGCAAGGTGCCGGATGTCGACGACGTGCGCGTGGTCGAGCACCAGCAGCCCGCCGTGGCGATCCTCAAGGCGGCTGAAGAGATCGGCGCCGACATGATCGCGATCGGCACGCGCGGGCTCGGCAAGGTCGCGCGGTTCTTCATCGGGAGCGTGGCGGACAAGGTGGTGCGCGGCGCACACGTGCCGGTGCTGGTGGTGCCGGGGAAACCTGCGAAGACGGACTGA
- a CDS encoding lysophospholipid acyltransferase family protein, producing MIRTIWSYLIGAIATPLFSSAAIVGALFRARPPYFDAVARNWSKSILWASGVRVRTEGLDTVALDQPQIFASNHVSWYDVFAIAAALPKRFRFVAKAELGLIPIFGQAWKAAGHISVDRKNRAAAVASLDAAGRLIRSDHSSVVIFPEGTRSATGELLPFKKGAFMLALHTHVDIVPVAVIGTRRVLPKGGWRVRSGEVIVRFGTAIPTAGYDEQNRDELIRRVRGAIEELLAAPVRTPAIEHVGNR from the coding sequence GTGATTCGTACGATCTGGTCGTACCTCATCGGGGCCATTGCGACGCCGCTCTTCAGCTCCGCGGCGATCGTCGGTGCACTGTTCCGGGCCAGGCCGCCCTACTTCGACGCGGTCGCGCGCAACTGGTCGAAGTCGATCCTGTGGGCGAGCGGTGTGCGGGTCCGCACGGAAGGGCTGGACACCGTTGCACTGGACCAGCCGCAGATCTTTGCGAGCAACCACGTGTCCTGGTACGACGTATTCGCGATCGCGGCCGCACTGCCGAAGCGGTTCCGCTTCGTCGCCAAGGCGGAGCTCGGCCTGATCCCGATCTTCGGCCAGGCGTGGAAGGCGGCCGGCCACATCTCCGTCGACCGGAAGAACCGCGCGGCCGCCGTCGCGTCGCTCGATGCGGCGGGTCGGCTGATCCGCTCGGACCACAGCTCTGTCGTCATCTTTCCCGAGGGCACGCGCTCCGCGACCGGCGAGCTGCTCCCCTTCAAGAAGGGCGCGTTCATGCTCGCCCTGCACACGCACGTCGACATCGTGCCGGTCGCCGTGATCGGCACGCGTCGCGTCCTGCCCAAGGGCGGCTGGCGCGTGCGCAGTGGCGAAGTTATCGTGCGCTTCGGCACGGCCATCCCGACGGCCGGCTATGACGAGCAGAACCGCGACGAACTGATCCGGCGCGTGCGCGGCGCCATCGAAGAGCTGCTCGCCGCGCCGGTCCGAACCCCGGCCATCGAACATGTCGGCAATCGTTAG
- the thiL gene encoding thiamine-phosphate kinase, with translation MRRSIALGGGAEFDLIRRFLADADTQASGSDASSRHVLVGPGDDCAVLRGGPFAISVDMSVEGVHFRRDWLSAEEIGYRSAAVAFSDLAAVAAEPVAALVSIALQQADRDDFAPAVLRGVQRAAAELGAGVIGGDVARTSGPLTIDVVAIGHTDAPVLRSSAREGHVLWVTGELGGASAAVQVWTAHATPDHAAREAYARPRARTREAHWLHVRGVIGAMIDVSDGIAGDAAHIAAASDVLVEIDSASLPVHAALRAQANDEDDARSRALRGGDDYELLFTAAPGAVEAVRDEFMKSFDVPLTRIGRVRAGQGVVLLGSDGSAQPLTTGGYDHFRESNT, from the coding sequence GTGAGACGCAGCATCGCACTCGGCGGCGGCGCCGAGTTCGACCTGATCCGGCGCTTTCTCGCGGATGCGGACACGCAGGCGTCCGGCTCCGACGCATCGAGTCGCCACGTGCTCGTCGGCCCCGGCGACGACTGCGCCGTGCTGCGCGGCGGGCCGTTCGCGATCAGTGTCGACATGTCCGTCGAGGGGGTACACTTCCGCCGCGACTGGCTGAGCGCCGAGGAGATCGGCTACCGTTCCGCCGCGGTCGCGTTCAGCGATCTCGCGGCCGTTGCCGCAGAGCCGGTTGCCGCGCTCGTGTCGATTGCACTTCAACAGGCCGATCGCGATGACTTCGCGCCGGCGGTTCTGCGTGGCGTGCAGCGCGCCGCTGCGGAGCTGGGCGCCGGCGTGATCGGTGGCGACGTCGCACGCACGAGCGGCCCCCTCACGATCGATGTCGTCGCGATCGGCCACACGGACGCGCCGGTGCTGCGCAGCAGCGCGCGCGAGGGTCACGTGCTGTGGGTGACCGGCGAGCTGGGCGGCGCGAGCGCGGCGGTGCAGGTTTGGACGGCGCATGCGACGCCGGACCACGCAGCACGCGAGGCCTATGCGCGACCGCGCGCACGCACGCGCGAGGCGCACTGGCTGCACGTGCGGGGCGTGATCGGCGCGATGATCGACGTCTCGGATGGCATTGCCGGCGACGCTGCCCACATCGCCGCCGCGAGCGACGTGCTGGTCGAGATCGACAGCGCATCGCTCCCCGTGCACGCTGCGCTTCGTGCTCAGGCGAATGACGAAGATGACGCGCGGAGTCGTGCGCTGCGCGGCGGCGACGACTACGAGCTGCTGTTCACGGCGGCACCCGGTGCGGTCGAAGCCGTTCGAGACGAGTTCATGAAGTCGTTCGATGTTCCGCTCACGCGCATCGGTCGTGTCCGCGCGGGGCAGGGCGTAGTGTTACTGGGCAGCGACGGATCGGCGCAGCCGCTCACGACGGGCGGCTACGACCACTTCCGGGAGAGCAACACGTGA
- a CDS encoding septum formation initiator family protein: protein MRGKVILGAALVAGAAYFALFGGEYSLLELQRLKSDLAQEQVRLEEARAEIVRLQARVDSLENDSATIERIARERYGLIRPGERLYRFVEDTARADTLP from the coding sequence GTGAGGGGCAAGGTGATCCTGGGCGCCGCGCTCGTTGCCGGCGCCGCCTATTTCGCCCTGTTCGGCGGCGAGTATTCGCTCCTCGAGCTGCAACGCCTCAAGAGCGATCTCGCCCAGGAGCAGGTGCGCCTGGAGGAAGCGCGCGCCGAGATCGTCCGGCTGCAGGCGCGCGTCGACTCCCTGGAGAACGACTCGGCCACCATCGAGAGGATCGCGCGCGAGCGGTACGGACTGATCCGGCCGGGGGAGCGGCTGTACCGCTTCGTGGAGGACACGGCACGGGCGGACACCCTGCCTTGA
- a CDS encoding ABC transporter permease has translation MELIRTVRQHARRLGRARLFTVICVATLALGIGATTAIYAVVDAVLLEPLPYPAHDRLAIVWHAAPGVAEGNMPQSPALHYTYEAESRTLEALGMTSNGRGSVTQLGDPEEVRVTWVTHGTLGILGARPVRGRLFSPSDDEPGAPQTALVSWAYWQNRLDGAQDVVGRTITLDGVPREIIGVLPDDFRVLDAEPAIYIPFQFDRAQLFVGNFSYTGIARLRPGTSLEAANTDLARLLEPAMERFPGPISLENLRSAGFAPNLRPLTEQVIGDVASVLWVLLATVGAVLLIAFANVANLFLVRAEGRYREVALRTALGASRTRLAREFLSESMLLSLLGGMIGLALAAAGLQLLHALAPEQLPRLAEVGIDGSVVAVALLLTMSAGAVLGLVPIVRHGTERVSGILREGGRGGSAGRERHRARNALVVGQLAMALVLLTGSGLMIRTALALRDVHPGFTDPSSLLTLRLAIPSAAVEEPQEVALMHERILRNLQGVPGVSAAGIASAIPMSDYQSNDPLEAESAPMAPGQVPPIRRFKWISPGFFETMGTPLVAGRAYTWDDVRNLQRTVMLSESLARELFGTPEAAIGQRVRPMEGRPWSQVIGVVGDVQEDGLDQDALPIAYWPMLQPSIWEDEGLNAPRSMAYVLRLATPATPALMDAVRRAVWDVNASLPLADVQTVDVLVEDSMARTSFTLVMLSIAAGVALVLGAVGLYGVMSYTVAQRTREFGVRIALGAQAADVGGLVLRHATLLVGIGLAIGLAAAFALTRLMSALLYGVAPSDVVTFGSVAALLALVALVASLVPVARASRVDPLDALRTE, from the coding sequence ATGGAACTGATCCGCACTGTACGACAGCACGCCCGGCGTCTGGGGCGTGCGCGCCTGTTCACGGTGATCTGCGTGGCAACGCTGGCGCTGGGGATCGGCGCGACCACGGCCATCTATGCCGTCGTGGATGCGGTGCTGCTGGAGCCGCTTCCGTACCCGGCGCACGACCGGCTGGCGATCGTGTGGCACGCTGCGCCGGGCGTCGCGGAGGGGAACATGCCGCAGTCGCCGGCGCTGCATTACACGTACGAGGCGGAGTCGCGCACGCTGGAAGCGCTGGGGATGACCTCCAACGGGCGCGGATCGGTGACGCAGCTCGGAGACCCGGAAGAGGTGCGGGTAACCTGGGTGACGCACGGCACACTGGGGATTCTCGGGGCGCGGCCGGTGCGCGGCCGCCTCTTCAGCCCCTCGGACGACGAGCCGGGTGCCCCGCAGACGGCGCTGGTGAGCTGGGCGTACTGGCAGAACCGGCTGGACGGAGCGCAGGACGTGGTCGGACGGACGATCACGCTGGACGGCGTTCCTCGTGAGATCATCGGCGTGCTGCCCGACGATTTCCGGGTGCTCGACGCCGAACCGGCGATCTACATCCCGTTCCAGTTCGATCGTGCGCAGCTGTTCGTCGGCAACTTCAGCTACACGGGAATCGCGCGGCTGCGCCCCGGCACGAGCCTGGAAGCGGCGAACACGGACCTCGCGCGACTGCTGGAGCCGGCGATGGAGCGTTTTCCCGGCCCGATCTCGCTGGAGAACCTGCGGTCGGCGGGCTTTGCGCCGAATCTGCGTCCGCTCACCGAACAGGTGATCGGAGACGTCGCGAGCGTGCTCTGGGTGCTGCTGGCGACGGTCGGTGCGGTGCTGCTGATTGCGTTTGCCAACGTGGCGAACCTGTTCCTGGTGCGCGCCGAAGGGCGGTACCGTGAAGTTGCGCTGCGTACCGCGCTCGGGGCGAGCCGCACGCGGCTCGCGCGCGAGTTCCTGAGTGAGAGCATGCTGCTCTCGCTGCTGGGCGGCATGATCGGCCTCGCCCTCGCCGCTGCCGGTCTGCAGCTGCTGCACGCACTGGCACCCGAGCAGCTTCCGCGGCTCGCCGAAGTGGGAATCGACGGATCCGTGGTGGCCGTTGCGCTGCTGCTCACCATGTCGGCGGGCGCGGTGCTCGGCCTCGTGCCCATCGTGCGTCATGGCACGGAGCGGGTGTCGGGCATTCTGCGCGAAGGCGGTCGTGGCGGCAGCGCGGGGCGGGAGCGGCACCGCGCACGCAACGCCCTGGTGGTGGGACAGCTCGCGATGGCGCTGGTGCTGCTGACCGGTTCGGGCCTGATGATCCGCACAGCACTGGCGCTGCGCGACGTGCATCCGGGCTTCACGGACCCCTCGTCCCTGCTGACACTGCGACTCGCGATTCCCTCTGCTGCGGTCGAGGAGCCGCAGGAGGTAGCGCTGATGCACGAGCGCATCCTGCGCAATCTGCAGGGTGTGCCGGGCGTGTCGGCCGCCGGCATCGCATCGGCGATCCCGATGAGCGACTACCAGTCGAACGACCCGCTCGAGGCGGAGTCGGCGCCGATGGCGCCGGGCCAGGTCCCGCCGATCCGCCGCTTCAAGTGGATCTCGCCCGGTTTCTTCGAGACAATGGGCACCCCGCTCGTGGCGGGACGCGCGTACACGTGGGACGACGTCCGCAACCTGCAGCGCACCGTGATGCTGAGCGAGTCGCTCGCGCGCGAGCTGTTCGGCACGCCCGAGGCGGCGATCGGACAGCGCGTGCGACCCATGGAGGGACGCCCCTGGTCGCAGGTGATCGGCGTCGTGGGCGACGTGCAGGAGGACGGTCTGGACCAGGACGCCCTGCCCATCGCGTACTGGCCGATGCTCCAGCCGAGTATCTGGGAGGACGAGGGCCTCAACGCGCCGCGCTCCATGGCGTACGTGCTGCGACTCGCCACGCCGGCGACGCCGGCACTGATGGACGCCGTACGCCGGGCCGTATGGGACGTGAACGCGAGCCTGCCGCTCGCGGACGTGCAGACGGTCGACGTGCTGGTCGAGGACTCGATGGCGCGGACGTCCTTCACGCTGGTGATGCTGTCGATCGCGGCGGGCGTTGCACTCGTGCTCGGCGCGGTCGGCCTATACGGCGTGATGTCCTACACCGTCGCCCAGCGCACCCGCGAGTTCGGCGTGCGCATCGCGCTCGGCGCGCAGGCCGCGGACGTCGGCGGCCTGGTGCTGCGCCACGCGACGCTGCTGGTCGGCATCGGCCTGGCCATCGGGCTCGCGGCGGCGTTCGCGCTCACGCGCCTGATGTCTGCGCTGCTCTACGGTGTTGCGCCGTCCGACGTGGTCACCTTCGGATCCGTGGCGGCGCTGCTGGCGCTGGTCGCGCTTGTGGCGAGCCTGGTGCCTGTGGCACGGGCGTCACGGGTGGATCCGCTGGACGCGTTGCGTACCGAGTAG
- a CDS encoding NAD(P)H-hydrate dehydratase, which produces MRGRTDRHGHEIYGRDGVALPTAAQAAAIDDDARERVGVPGRVLMENAGRAAAQLVHAFRPEGRIVGVAGSGNNGGDALVALRTLAAWGREVALVVAGSSPPDDALRHDHPVAALEGDAARSALLHADVVVDGMLGTGSSGSPRGDIAGWIGVINRSSGFVVSLDLPTGIDATTGHVPADAVRAALTITFGTPKLGMMLNPARTYCGRIIAVEIGFPPQQSAGAELITPSWAVARLPRRSPDAHKNSAGRVLVLAGSGGMAGAAVLCARSAQRAGAGYVRIASVMLNRSILQTSVPHSTFIDAAHLADAELGNVDALIAGPGIGTSDDARAALQHALARTPGVATLLDADALNLLGREDGALRAVAAERPVLLTPHPGEMARLLGADTAHITRDPVGAARDAASRFGAAVLLKGQPSMIATDDAPLLVASGGSSDLASAGMGDHLAGVAGAFLAAGADPRTAAGLALHYSGRAAVLAKRGRSLGPEDAIEMLPRAFASPGRLRPPVAFPFITFDQPARW; this is translated from the coding sequence ATGCGTGGACGCACGGACCGTCACGGCCATGAGATCTATGGTCGTGACGGCGTTGCTTTGCCGACCGCCGCGCAGGCGGCCGCCATCGATGACGACGCTCGCGAGCGCGTCGGCGTGCCCGGCCGCGTCCTCATGGAGAACGCCGGCCGCGCGGCTGCACAGCTCGTCCACGCCTTCCGCCCCGAAGGCCGCATTGTCGGCGTAGCGGGCTCCGGCAACAACGGCGGCGATGCGCTGGTAGCACTGCGGACGCTCGCGGCGTGGGGACGCGAGGTCGCACTCGTCGTGGCCGGCAGCAGTCCACCCGACGACGCGCTCCGTCACGATCATCCGGTAGCCGCTCTCGAGGGCGACGCCGCGCGCAGCGCGCTGCTGCACGCCGACGTGGTGGTCGACGGCATGCTGGGCACGGGCAGCAGCGGGTCGCCGCGCGGCGACATCGCGGGCTGGATCGGTGTGATCAACCGGTCCTCCGGATTCGTCGTATCGCTCGACCTGCCGACCGGTATCGACGCCACGACCGGTCACGTTCCCGCCGACGCCGTGCGTGCCGCACTCACGATCACGTTCGGCACACCGAAGCTCGGCATGATGCTGAACCCGGCGCGGACGTACTGCGGCCGCATCATCGCCGTCGAGATCGGATTCCCGCCGCAGCAATCCGCGGGTGCCGAGCTGATCACGCCTTCCTGGGCCGTCGCTCGTCTGCCGCGCCGCTCGCCCGACGCGCACAAGAACAGCGCCGGCCGCGTGCTCGTGCTGGCGGGCAGCGGCGGCATGGCGGGCGCCGCCGTGCTGTGCGCACGCTCTGCACAGCGGGCCGGCGCGGGGTACGTGCGGATCGCGTCAGTCATGCTGAACCGTTCGATCCTGCAGACCAGCGTACCGCACTCGACGTTCATCGACGCTGCACATCTTGCGGACGCAGAGCTTGGCAATGTCGACGCGCTGATCGCAGGCCCGGGAATCGGGACGAGCGACGATGCACGCGCCGCGCTGCAGCACGCGCTCGCGCGTACACCCGGCGTCGCGACACTGCTCGATGCCGATGCGCTGAATCTGCTGGGCCGCGAGGACGGTGCACTGCGCGCCGTTGCCGCGGAGCGTCCGGTGCTGCTGACGCCGCATCCGGGCGAGATGGCGCGCCTGCTCGGAGCCGACACTGCGCACATCACCCGCGATCCCGTGGGCGCCGCGCGCGACGCCGCGTCCAGGTTCGGTGCCGCGGTGCTCCTCAAGGGGCAGCCCTCCATGATCGCCACAGACGATGCTCCGCTTCTCGTCGCGAGTGGCGGCTCGTCCGATCTCGCCAGCGCAGGCATGGGCGACCACCTCGCCGGCGTCGCAGGGGCCTTCCTGGCCGCGGGCGCCGACCCGCGCACCGCTGCCGGGCTCGCGCTGCACTACAGCGGCCGCGCTGCCGTGCTGGCGAAGCGGGGCCGCTCGCTGGGACCCGAGGACGCGATCGAGATGCTGCCGCGTGCGTTCGCCAGCCCCGGCAGGCTGCGCCCCCCCGTCGCGTTCCCCTTCATCACGTTCGACCAGCCGGCCCGCTGGTGA
- a CDS encoding Minf_1886 family protein, whose protein sequence is MDGIVLDDALVDRLRERSPQFHESAYVFVLAALHYVISGLPAARHISGRELAEGVRDLALERFGPMARTVLEHWGISATDHVGDIVFALVDVGVLIKQDEDGPEDFHRVYDFDEAFEHHW, encoded by the coding sequence ATGGACGGAATCGTACTCGACGACGCGCTGGTTGACCGGCTGCGGGAGCGCTCTCCGCAGTTCCACGAAAGCGCGTATGTGTTCGTGCTCGCTGCACTGCACTACGTGATCTCGGGGCTGCCCGCGGCGCGCCACATCTCGGGCCGGGAGCTGGCCGAGGGGGTGCGGGACCTCGCCCTCGAGCGCTTCGGGCCCATGGCCCGGACCGTCCTCGAGCACTGGGGAATCAGCGCCACCGATCACGTCGGCGACATCGTTTTCGCCCTGGTCGACGTCGGCGTCCTCATCAAGCAGGACGAGGACGGGCCCGAGGACTTCCACCGGGTCTACGACTTCGACGAGGCGTTCGAGCATCACTGGTGA